Below is a window of Fuerstiella sp. DNA.
TCGACCAGATGATAGATGATTTGAAGGTTCCCCGAGTCGCTGCTGCTGACCGGCAGGAGACGGATGATGTTTCTGAAAACACGGTTACCCGAATCAGAACCAGGGATTTGTCCGTGTTTTACGGCGAGGTCCAGGCTCTGAAGAACATCAGTCTCTCCGTGCCTCAACACAGGGTCACTGCATTGATCGGACCTTCGGGATGCGGGAAGTCGACATTTCTGCGATGTTTGAACCGGATGAATGACATGGTTGACGGTGTACGCATTGCCGGAAACGTGTGGCTGGACGATCAGGATATTTACGGTCCCGGTACAGACGTGGTGGAGCTGCGCAAACGTGTGGGAATGGTGTTTCAGAAATCGAATCCCTTTCCCAAATCTATTTTTGACAATGTCGCGTACGGCCCTCGACTTTCCGGCATTCGGAATCGGGGTGAACTTCATCAAATCGTCGAACACTCCCTCAAACGCTCGGCACTGTGGAACGAAGTGAAGGATCGTCTGAGTGACTCGGCTTTGCAGTTGTCCGGTGGACAACAGCAACGTCTGTGCATTGCACGCGCGCTGGCGACTGATCCTGAGATTTTGTTGATGGACGAACCAGCGTCTGCTCTGGATCCTGCGTCCACAGCTCGAATTGAAAACCTGATCTTTGAACTTCGTGACCGGTACACGATTGTGATTGTGACTCACAATATGCAGCAGGCAGCGCGCGTCTCAGACCGGACTGCGTTTTTCTATGAAGGACGGATGATCGAAGACGGACCAACAAAACAGCTGTTTACGACGCCTGCTGAAAAGCAGACGGAAGACTACATTACGGGCAGGTTTGGATAGTTATGGCCTTACACCTCCAACGTGACCTTGAGTCACTGGAACGACAGGTACTGGCCCAGTCGTCGCTTGTTGAAGAAATGATCAATAAGGCCAGCCGGGCGATTCGCGGGATTCGTCCCGAGCTCGTCTCGCAGATCATGGATCGGGAGCAACTGGTTGATGAGAACGAGGTCCGAATCGAAGAAGATTGTCTGAAAATTCTGGCCCTGCATCAGCCGGTTGCCAAAGACCTTCGGCGGACAGCCACCATCCTGAAAATAAACAACGATCTGGAACGGATGGCTGACCTGGCAGTCAATATTGCCGAACGGGCCCAGTTGTTGTCGCAGCATTCGGGATTTGGTGTTCCCGAGGCGCTCGATCGCATGGCGCAACTGACTGTGACCATGGTGAAACGGGCACTGGACGCTCTGGTTCGTCTGGACGTGGATATCGCGAGGGAAGTCTGTCTGAGTGACGATGAAGTTGACTCGCTGAATCGCGAAGTCATTTTCGAAATGCAGGACGTGATGAGAACTCAGCCGGATTTCATCGAAGCGGCGCTGTCGCTCTTTTCTGCGTCCCGACATATCGAACGCATAGCGGATCATGCTACGAATATTGCCGAAGACGTGATCTATCTTGTCGATGGAGAAATCGCCCGTCATAAACATGACTTGGACACTGTTGATCATTCCTGATGGTCAACAGTTGTGTGTCAATGAAGATATGTCACTACGCAACGTTCTGATTATTGAAGACGACCGTTCGCTGTCCGAGGTTCTGTCCTACAACCTTGAACAGGCCGGGTACAGTGTGTCCGTTGCCCACGACGGCCAGGATGGTCTGAATCGGGCACGGCACGATCCTCCCGATGTGGTGGTGCTGGATCTGATGCTTCCCGTGGTTGATGGTCTGGAAGTTTGCCGAAGAATGAGGACCGATCGGAAGCTTCATGATGTACTGATTGTAATGCTGACTGCGAAAGCTGAGGAAAGTGATCACGTCGTTGGTCTGGCCATCGGTGCAGATGATTACGTGACGAAACCGTTTAGTATTAAAGTGCTGCTGGAACGAATTAAAGCGCTTTTACGTCGTCAAGTGAAGGGGAGCATTGATGATCATGTGATTGTCAGTCAGGGTGTCGTGCTCGACAAACAGCGTCACTCGGTGATGGTCAATGATGCGTTCCTGGAACTGACTCGCAGTGAATTCTCTTTACTGGAAATGTTGATCCGCCAGCCGGGTCGAGCGTTCACGCGGAGCGAACTTGTGGAAGCAGGTTTGGGAGACACACTGGTTCTTGACCGAACGATCGATGTTCATATTCGTGCGATTCGCAGGAAACTTGGAACCGCCGCCGACCTGATTCAGACGGTTCGCGGCATTGGCTATCGATTTCGTGATCCAGGACGCTGAACTCTGTCGGGAATCGTTGATGTGTACAC
It encodes the following:
- the pstB gene encoding phosphate ABC transporter ATP-binding protein PstB, whose protein sequence is MPAKIFDTPDFTSVKPVPSAGDQTMDAVDQMIDDLKVPRVAAADRQETDDVSENTVTRIRTRDLSVFYGEVQALKNISLSVPQHRVTALIGPSGCGKSTFLRCLNRMNDMVDGVRIAGNVWLDDQDIYGPGTDVVELRKRVGMVFQKSNPFPKSIFDNVAYGPRLSGIRNRGELHQIVEHSLKRSALWNEVKDRLSDSALQLSGGQQQRLCIARALATDPEILLMDEPASALDPASTARIENLIFELRDRYTIVIVTHNMQQAARVSDRTAFFYEGRMIEDGPTKQLFTTPAEKQTEDYITGRFG
- the phoU gene encoding phosphate signaling complex protein PhoU, whose protein sequence is MALHLQRDLESLERQVLAQSSLVEEMINKASRAIRGIRPELVSQIMDREQLVDENEVRIEEDCLKILALHQPVAKDLRRTATILKINNDLERMADLAVNIAERAQLLSQHSGFGVPEALDRMAQLTVTMVKRALDALVRLDVDIAREVCLSDDEVDSLNREVIFEMQDVMRTQPDFIEAALSLFSASRHIERIADHATNIAEDVIYLVDGEIARHKHDLDTVDHS
- a CDS encoding response regulator transcription factor, whose protein sequence is MTWTLLIIPDGQQLCVNEDMSLRNVLIIEDDRSLSEVLSYNLEQAGYSVSVAHDGQDGLNRARHDPPDVVVLDLMLPVVDGLEVCRRMRTDRKLHDVLIVMLTAKAEESDHVVGLAIGADDYVTKPFSIKVLLERIKALLRRQVKGSIDDHVIVSQGVVLDKQRHSVMVNDAFLELTRSEFSLLEMLIRQPGRAFTRSELVEAGLGDTLVLDRTIDVHIRAIRRKLGTAADLIQTVRGIGYRFRDPGR